A single region of the Lactobacillus isalae genome encodes:
- the rpsG gene encoding 30S ribosomal protein S7, giving the protein MPRKGNIAKRDVLADPVYNSKLVTKLINHLMIDGKKAKASSILYDAFGIIQDKTGKEPVEVFEEAMNNVMPVLEVKARRIGGSNYQIPVEVRPERRTTLGLRWLVSYARLRNEHTMDERLANEIMDAANNTGSAVKKREDVHRMAEANRAFAHYRF; this is encoded by the coding sequence ATGCCTAGAAAAGGTAATATTGCTAAGAGAGATGTTTTAGCAGATCCAGTTTACAACTCTAAATTGGTTACTAAGTTAATTAACCACTTAATGATTGATGGTAAGAAGGCAAAGGCATCTTCAATTCTTTACGATGCTTTTGGTATCATTCAAGATAAGACTGGTAAAGAACCAGTTGAAGTTTTTGAAGAAGCAATGAACAATGTTATGCCAGTTTTGGAAGTTAAGGCTCGCCGTATCGGTGGTTCTAACTACCAAATCCCAGTTGAAGTTCGCCCAGAAAGAAGAACTACTCTTGGCTTAAGATGGCTTGTTTCTTACGCTCGTTTACGTAATGAACATACTATGGATGAACGTCTTGCAAATGAAATCATGGATGCTGCTAACAATACTGGTTCAGCAGTTAAGAAACGTGAAGACGTCCACAGAATGGCAGAAGCAAACCGTGCATTTGCTCACTACCGCTTCTAA
- the fusA gene encoding elongation factor G, which translates to MANKREFPLDKTRNIGIMAHIDAGKTTTTERILYYTGKIHKIGETHEGDSQMDWMDEEKERGITITSAATTAQWKDYRINIIDTPGHVDFTIEVERSLRVLDGAVTVLDAQAGVEPQTENVWRQAETYGVPRIVFVNKMDKIGADFDKSVKSLHERLNANAQAVQMPIGSADTFEGVIDLINMVADVYDEDKLGSKWDTIPVPDEYKEEALKRRNELIEAVADVDDGIMDKYLGGEEISNDELKAAIRKATLNLEFFPVYAGSAFKNKGVQMMLDGVIDYLPSPLDVKPYVAHDPKTGDEVELMADDKKPFAALAFKIATDPFVGRLTFIRVYTGSLQSGSYVLNASKNARERVGRLLQMHANSRTEIPEVFSGDIAGAIGLKNTTTGDSLTDPDHPLILESLQVPDPVIQVSVEPKSKADRDKMDVALQKLTEEDPTFRAETNPETGQTLISGMGELHLDIMVERMKREFNVEATIGEPQVAYRETFTKEAKAQGKFVRQSGGKGQYGDVWIEFTPNEEGKGYEFEDAIVGGVVPREFIPSVDQGLQEAMKNGVLAGYPLIDVKAKLYDGSYHEVDSSEAAFKVAASLALRNAASKAGAVILEPIMKVQVTTPEEYLGDVMGSITARRGSMEGMEDRAGAKVINSFVPLSEMFGYATTLRSSTQGRGTFTMVFDHYSPTPKSIQAEIIKKRGGEDAE; encoded by the coding sequence ATGGCTAACAAACGTGAATTCCCTTTGGATAAGACACGTAACATTGGTATCATGGCCCACATCGATGCCGGTAAAACTACTACTACTGAACGTATTTTGTACTATACTGGTAAGATCCACAAAATTGGTGAAACTCACGAAGGTGACTCACAAATGGACTGGATGGATGAAGAAAAGGAACGTGGTATCACTATTACTTCCGCAGCTACTACTGCTCAATGGAAGGATTACAGAATTAACATTATCGATACCCCAGGACACGTTGACTTTACTATCGAAGTAGAACGTTCCCTTCGTGTTCTTGATGGTGCCGTAACTGTTCTTGATGCTCAAGCTGGTGTTGAACCACAAACTGAAAATGTTTGGCGTCAAGCTGAAACTTACGGTGTTCCTCGTATCGTTTTCGTTAACAAGATGGACAAGATTGGTGCTGACTTTGACAAGTCTGTTAAGTCATTGCATGAACGTTTGAACGCAAACGCTCAAGCTGTTCAAATGCCTATTGGTTCAGCTGATACCTTTGAAGGTGTTATTGACTTGATTAACATGGTAGCTGATGTTTACGATGAAGATAAACTTGGTTCAAAATGGGATACTATTCCTGTTCCCGATGAATACAAGGAAGAAGCTTTAAAGCGTCGTAACGAATTAATTGAAGCTGTTGCCGATGTTGATGATGGCATTATGGACAAGTACCTTGGTGGTGAAGAAATTTCTAATGACGAATTAAAGGCAGCTATCCGTAAAGCTACTTTGAACTTAGAATTCTTCCCAGTTTACGCTGGTTCAGCATTTAAGAACAAGGGTGTTCAAATGATGCTTGATGGTGTTATTGATTACTTACCATCACCACTTGACGTAAAACCTTATGTTGCTCATGATCCTAAGACTGGTGATGAAGTTGAACTTATGGCTGATGATAAGAAGCCATTTGCAGCTTTAGCATTTAAGATTGCTACTGACCCATTTGTTGGTCGTTTAACTTTCATCCGTGTTTACACTGGTTCACTTCAATCTGGTTCTTACGTATTGAATGCATCAAAGAATGCGCGTGAACGTGTTGGTCGTTTGCTTCAAATGCACGCTAACTCAAGAACTGAAATCCCTGAAGTATTCTCAGGTGATATCGCTGGTGCTATTGGTTTGAAGAACACTACTACTGGTGATTCTTTAACTGATCCAGATCACCCACTTATTTTGGAAAGCTTACAAGTTCCAGATCCAGTTATCCAAGTATCTGTTGAACCGAAGTCAAAGGCTGACCGTGATAAGATGGATGTTGCTTTACAAAAGCTTACTGAAGAAGACCCAACTTTCCGTGCAGAAACTAACCCAGAAACTGGTCAAACTTTGATTTCTGGTATGGGTGAATTGCACTTGGATATCATGGTTGAACGTATGAAGCGTGAATTTAACGTTGAAGCAACTATTGGTGAACCTCAAGTTGCTTACCGTGAAACTTTCACTAAGGAAGCTAAAGCACAAGGTAAGTTTGTTCGTCAATCCGGTGGTAAAGGTCAATATGGTGATGTTTGGATTGAATTTACTCCAAACGAAGAAGGTAAAGGTTACGAATTCGAAGACGCTATCGTTGGTGGTGTTGTTCCTCGTGAATTTATTCCTTCAGTTGACCAAGGTTTACAAGAAGCTATGAAGAATGGTGTTCTTGCAGGTTACCCATTAATTGATGTTAAGGCTAAGTTATACGATGGTAGTTATCACGAAGTCGACTCATCAGAAGCTGCCTTCAAGGTTGCTGCTTCTCTTGCTTTGAGAAACGCTGCTTCTAAGGCTGGTGCAGTTATCCTTGAACCTATCATGAAAGTTCAAGTAACTACTCCAGAAGAATACTTGGGTGATGTAATGGGATCAATTACTGCACGTCGTGGTTCTATGGAAGGTATGGAAGATAGAGCTGGTGCTAAGGTAATTAACTCATTCGTTCCACTTTCAGAAATGTTTGGTTACGCAACTACTTTGCGTTCATCAACTCAAGGTCGTGGTACATTTACAATGGTATTTGACCACTACTCACCAACTCCTAAGTCTATTCAAGCTGAAATCATCAAAAAACGTGGTGGAGAAGACGCTGAATAA
- the rpsJ gene encoding 30S ribosomal protein S10, with protein MASQQIRIRLKSYEHGILDESAAKIVATAERTGAQISGPVPLPTERTLFTVLRSPHKNKDSREQFEIRTHKRLIDILNPTPKTVDSLMKLDLPSGVDIEIKL; from the coding sequence ATGGCAAGTCAACAAATTCGTATTAGATTAAAGTCATACGAACATGGTATTCTCGATGAATCAGCTGCGAAGATCGTAGCTACTGCTGAAAGAACAGGAGCACAAATTTCTGGTCCTGTTCCACTACCTACGGAAAGAACTTTATTCACTGTTTTACGTTCACCACACAAGAACAAAGATTCACGTGAACAATTTGAAATCCGTACACACAAGCGTTTAATTGATATTTTGAATCCAACACCTAAGACTGTTGATTCATTAATGAAGCTTGATTTACCAAGCGGCGTTGATATCGAGATTAAATTATAA
- the rplC gene encoding 50S ribosomal protein L3: MTKGILGRKVGMTQIFTKNGILVPVTVIEATPNVVLQVKTNESDGYEAVQVGYQDMREVLSNKPAKGHAAKAKTSPKRFIREIRDVELKDYEVGSEITVDSFSEGDVVDVTGTTRGHGTQGNIKRWGQSRGPETHGSRYHRIPGSMGSIINRVPKGKKLPGHMGGKKVTVQNLVIEKVVPEKNVLLIKGNVPGAKNSLIFVKSAAKAAK, translated from the coding sequence ATGACCAAAGGAATCTTAGGAAGAAAGGTCGGTATGACTCAAATCTTCACTAAAAATGGTATCTTGGTTCCTGTAACTGTTATTGAAGCAACCCCTAACGTTGTTTTACAAGTTAAAACTAACGAATCAGACGGTTACGAAGCAGTTCAAGTAGGTTACCAAGATATGCGTGAAGTATTGAGCAACAAACCTGCCAAAGGTCATGCTGCAAAAGCAAAGACTTCACCTAAGCGCTTCATTCGGGAAATCCGCGATGTCGAGCTTAAGGATTACGAAGTCGGCTCAGAAATCACGGTGGACTCATTTAGTGAAGGTGACGTAGTTGACGTTACTGGAACTACAAGAGGTCATGGTACTCAAGGTAACATCAAGCGTTGGGGCCAATCAAGAGGTCCAGAAACCCACGGTTCTAGATATCACAGAATCCCAGGTTCAATGGGTTCGATCATTAACCGTGTACCTAAGGGTAAGAAGTTACCTGGTCACATGGGTGGCAAGAAAGTTACCGTACAAAACTTAGTAATCGAAAAAGTTGTACCTGAAAAGAACGTACTTTTAATCAAGGGTAATGTTCCAGGTGCAAAGAACTCATTAATTTTTGTAAAATCTGCTGCTAAAGCTGCTAAATAG
- the rplD gene encoding 50S ribosomal protein L4: MANLEIIDQKGKSAGNVDLNEEIFGIEPNESVVFDAIIRQRAGKRQGTSAVKNRSAVRGGGKKPWRQKGTGRARQGSIRAPQWRGGGTVFGPTPRSYKMDMPRKARRLAMKSVLSQKVADKDLIILDQLTLEAPKTKELKAILDNANVSGKVLVVSDDKNVQLSGKNLPKVKVVPVNGLNVVDAVDYQKLVLTQDAIKRIEEVLA, from the coding sequence ATGGCTAATTTAGAAATTATCGATCAAAAAGGTAAGTCTGCAGGTAATGTGGATTTAAATGAAGAAATCTTCGGTATTGAACCTAATGAAAGTGTTGTTTTTGATGCTATCATTAGACAAAGAGCTGGTAAGCGTCAAGGTACTTCTGCTGTAAAGAATAGATCAGCTGTTCGTGGCGGTGGTAAGAAGCCTTGGAGACAAAAAGGTACTGGTCGTGCTCGTCAAGGTTCTATTAGAGCTCCACAATGGCGTGGTGGTGGTACTGTATTTGGCCCAACTCCTCGTTCATACAAGATGGATATGCCTCGTAAAGCACGTCGTTTAGCTATGAAGTCAGTTCTTTCCCAAAAAGTTGCTGACAAAGATTTAATCATTCTTGATCAATTAACTTTAGAAGCACCTAAGACTAAAGAATTAAAGGCTATCTTAGATAATGCTAATGTTTCTGGTAAGGTTTTAGTTGTGTCTGATGATAAGAATGTTCAATTATCAGGTAAGAACCTTCCAAAAGTGAAAGTTGTACCTGTTAATGGCTTAAATGTTGTTGATGCGGTTGACTACCAAAAACTTGTATTAACTCAAGACGCTATTAAGAGAATTGAGGAGGTTTTGGCATAA
- the rplW gene encoding 50S ribosomal protein L23, with protein MDARDIILRPVVTEKSMNLMDDKKYTFDVLVSATKTQVRNAIEEIFDVKVKNVNIMNVRGKEKRVGRYTGKTARRRKAIVTLTEDSNDIKIFNDNKEN; from the coding sequence ATGGATGCACGTGATATCATCTTACGGCCTGTAGTTACCGAAAAATCCATGAACTTAATGGATGATAAGAAGTATACTTTTGATGTGCTTGTATCAGCTACCAAGACTCAAGTTCGTAATGCAATTGAAGAAATTTTTGATGTAAAAGTTAAGAATGTTAACATTATGAACGTTCGCGGTAAAGAAAAGAGAGTTGGTCGTTACACTGGTAAGACTGCTCGCCGTAGAAAAGCAATCGTTACTTTAACTGAAGATTCTAATGACATTAAGATCTTCAATGATAATAAAGAAAATTAG
- the rplB gene encoding 50S ribosomal protein L2 — MAIIKYKPTTNGRRNMTSSDFAEITKKKPEKTLLESQSHTAGRNSYGHITVRHRGGGHKQKYRIIDFKRNKDDVKAVVKAIEYDPNRTANIALLHYTDGIKAYILAPKGLEVGTVVESGPNADIKPGNALPLSAIPAGTEIHNIELKPGKGGQLVRSAGTVAQVLGNDGKYTLVRLQSGEVRRILSTCRATIGSVGNEQHSLIQLGKAGRKRWLGKRPQSRGSVMNPNDHPHGGGEGKAPVGRPQPMTPWGKKSRGIKTRNSKARSEKLIIRHRKGNK; from the coding sequence TTGGCAATTATCAAATATAAGCCAACTACAAACGGCAGACGTAATATGACTTCTTCCGACTTTGCTGAAATTACCAAGAAAAAGCCTGAAAAGACTTTACTTGAATCTCAAAGTCATACTGCTGGTCGTAACTCATACGGTCATATTACTGTTAGACACCGTGGTGGTGGTCATAAACAAAAATACCGTATCATTGACTTCAAGCGTAACAAGGATGATGTAAAAGCAGTTGTTAAGGCTATTGAATATGATCCAAATAGAACTGCTAACATCGCTCTTCTTCACTACACTGATGGTATTAAGGCTTACATCTTAGCACCTAAAGGTTTAGAAGTTGGTACTGTTGTTGAATCTGGTCCAAATGCTGATATCAAACCAGGTAATGCATTACCATTATCTGCTATTCCAGCTGGTACTGAAATTCACAATATCGAATTGAAGCCTGGTAAAGGTGGTCAATTAGTAAGAAGTGCTGGTACTGTTGCCCAAGTTCTTGGTAATGACGGTAAGTACACTTTAGTTAGACTTCAAAGTGGTGAAGTTCGTAGAATTTTATCAACTTGCCGTGCTACTATCGGTTCTGTTGGTAATGAACAACACTCATTAATTCAATTAGGTAAAGCTGGTCGTAAGCGTTGGTTGGGTAAACGTCCACAATCTCGTGGTTCCGTAATGAACCCTAACGATCACCCACATGGTGGTGGTGAAGGTAAGGCTCCAGTTGGTCGTCCACAACCTATGACTCCATGGGGTAAGAAGTCTCGTGGTATTAAGACTAGAAACTCTAAGGCTAGAAGTGAAAAACTTATTATTCGTCACCGTAAAGGTAACAAATAA
- the rpsS gene encoding 30S ribosomal protein S19 — protein sequence MSRSIKKGPFADASLLKKIEAQEGSEKKQVIKTWSRRSTIFPSFVGFTIAVYDGRKHVPVYITEDMVGHKLGEFVPTRTFRGHKVADKATTTVGK from the coding sequence ATGAGCCGTAGTATTAAAAAAGGTCCTTTTGCTGATGCAAGCCTTTTAAAGAAGATCGAAGCCCAAGAAGGTTCCGAAAAGAAGCAAGTAATTAAAACATGGTCTCGTCGTTCAACTATTTTCCCTTCCTTTGTTGGTTTCACAATAGCTGTTTACGATGGTAGAAAACATGTGCCAGTATACATTACTGAAGATATGGTTGGTCATAAGTTAGGTGAATTCGTACCTACTAGAACTTTCCGCGGTCACAAGGTCGCTGATAAGGCCACTACTACAGTAGGTAAATAA
- the rplV gene encoding 50S ribosomal protein L22 — protein MAEQISSAKAEARTVRIAPRKARLVVDLIRGKSVAEALAILQFTPRAASPIVEKVLKSAIANAEHNYDLESANLYVSEAYVNEGATLKRFRPRAKGMASPINKRTSHVVVVVSEKND, from the coding sequence ATGGCAGAACAAATTAGTTCAGCTAAAGCTGAAGCAAGAACAGTTCGCATCGCTCCTAGAAAAGCCCGTTTGGTAGTAGACCTTATTCGTGGAAAGAGTGTTGCTGAAGCTCTCGCAATCTTACAATTTACGCCAAGAGCTGCTTCCCCAATCGTTGAAAAAGTATTGAAGTCAGCTATTGCAAATGCTGAACACAACTACGATCTTGAAAGTGCAAATCTTTACGTATCAGAAGCATACGTTAACGAAGGTGCAACTTTAAAGAGATTCCGTCCACGTGCTAAGGGTATGGCTTCTCCAATTAACAAGAGAACTAGCCACGTAGTAGTTGTAGTATCTGAGAAGAACGATTAA
- the rpsC gene encoding 30S ribosomal protein S3 yields MGQKINPNGFRLGVNRDWEAKWYADKNYADTLNEDLRIRKFISEKLADASVSTVEIERAANRINISIHTAKPGMVIGKGGKEVEALRKELSALTKKNVHINIVEIKKPDLDAKLVGEGIARQLEARIAFRRATRQATQRSMRSGAKGIKVQTAGRLNGADMARREWHTEGSVPLHTLRADIDYAWVEAATTYGQIGVKVWINRGEILPQRKNKPSKKAKGGN; encoded by the coding sequence ATGGGTCAAAAGATTAACCCAAATGGTTTCCGTCTCGGTGTTAACCGTGATTGGGAAGCAAAGTGGTATGCAGACAAAAACTACGCTGACACTTTAAATGAAGATTTACGTATTAGAAAGTTCATCTCTGAAAAGTTAGCTGATGCATCTGTTTCCACTGTGGAAATTGAACGTGCTGCAAACAGAATTAACATTTCTATCCACACTGCTAAGCCAGGTATGGTTATTGGTAAAGGCGGTAAGGAAGTCGAAGCTTTAAGAAAAGAACTTAGCGCTTTAACTAAGAAGAACGTTCACATTAATATTGTTGAAATTAAGAAGCCTGATTTAGATGCTAAATTAGTTGGTGAAGGTATTGCTCGTCAACTTGAAGCAAGAATTGCATTTAGACGTGCAACTCGTCAAGCAACTCAAAGATCTATGCGTTCTGGTGCCAAGGGTATCAAGGTTCAAACTGCTGGTCGTTTGAATGGTGCTGATATGGCCAGAAGAGAATGGCATACTGAAGGTAGTGTTCCACTTCATACTTTAAGAGCAGATATTGATTATGCTTGGGTAGAAGCTGCAACTACTTATGGTCAAATTGGTGTTAAGGTTTGGATTAATCGTGGTGAAATTTTACCACAACGTAAGAACAAACCTTCTAAGAAAGCGAAGGGAGGAAACTAA
- the rplP gene encoding 50S ribosomal protein L16, giving the protein MLVPKRVKHRREFRGKMRGEAKGGKTIAFGEYGLEAVESHWITNRQIEAARIAMTRFMKRGGRVWIRIFPQKSYTAKGVGVRMGSGKGAPAGWVAVVKRGKIMFEIGGVSEDVAREALRLASNKLPIKTKFVKKSSEVGGESNEG; this is encoded by the coding sequence GTGTTAGTACCTAAGCGTGTAAAGCACCGTCGTGAATTTCGCGGTAAGATGCGTGGTGAAGCCAAAGGTGGAAAGACCATTGCATTTGGTGAATATGGTTTAGAAGCTGTTGAATCTCACTGGATTACTAATAGACAAATCGAAGCTGCTCGTATTGCTATGACTCGTTTCATGAAGCGTGGCGGACGTGTTTGGATTAGAATCTTCCCACAAAAATCCTACACTGCAAAAGGTGTTGGTGTTCGTATGGGTTCCGGTAAAGGTGCACCAGCTGGTTGGGTAGCAGTTGTTAAAAGAGGCAAGATTATGTTTGAAATCGGTGGCGTTTCAGAAGACGTTGCTCGTGAAGCTTTAAGACTTGCTTCAAACAAGCTTCCAATTAAGACTAAGTTTGTTAAGAAGAGTTCGGAAGTAGGTGGCGAATCTAATGAAGGCTAA
- the rpmC gene encoding 50S ribosomal protein L29 has protein sequence MKAKDIRALTTDQMLEKEKQYKEELFNLRFQQATGQLENTARLRQVRKNIARIKTILSEKELSKN, from the coding sequence ATGAAGGCTAAAGATATCAGAGCATTAACCACTGATCAAATGTTAGAAAAGGAAAAGCAATATAAAGAAGAACTTTTTAATTTGCGTTTCCAACAAGCAACGGGTCAATTAGAGAACACCGCTCGCTTGAGACAAGTCCGCAAGAACATTGCTAGAATTAAGACAATTCTTAGCGAAAAAGAATTGAGCAAGAATTAG
- the rpsQ gene encoding 30S ribosomal protein S17: protein MSETNERNNRHVYQGRVVSDKMDKTITVVVDTYKNHPVYKKRIKYSKKYYAHDENNEAKIGDTVRIMETRPLSHAKRYRLTKIVKKSI from the coding sequence TTGAGCGAAACTAACGAAAGAAATAATCGTCACGTATACCAAGGTCGAGTTGTTTCTGACAAGATGGATAAGACTATTACAGTTGTTGTAGATACTTACAAGAACCACCCTGTTTATAAGAAGCGTATCAAGTACTCAAAGAAGTATTACGCTCACGATGAAAACAACGAAGCTAAGATTGGCGATACTGTTCGTATCATGGAAACCCGTCCATTATCACATGCGAAGCGTTACCGTCTAACTAAGATTGTTAAGAAGTCAATTTAA
- the rplN gene encoding 50S ribosomal protein L14, which translates to MIQHESRLKVADNSGARELLVIKILGGSKRKTGNIGDIVVAAVKQATPGGVVKKGDVVKAVIVRTKSGARREDGSYIKFDENAAVVINADKSPRGTRIFGPVARELREHDFMKIVSLAPEVL; encoded by the coding sequence GTGATCCAACACGAAAGCCGTTTAAAGGTTGCTGACAACTCCGGTGCAAGAGAACTCCTAGTTATCAAGATTTTAGGTGGTTCTAAGCGTAAGACCGGTAATATTGGTGATATCGTAGTTGCTGCTGTTAAACAAGCAACACCAGGTGGCGTTGTCAAAAAAGGTGATGTTGTTAAAGCAGTTATTGTTAGAACAAAATCAGGTGCACGCCGTGAAGATGGTTCATACATCAAGTTCGACGAAAATGCAGCAGTTGTAATTAATGCTGATAAGAGTCCTCGTGGAACTCGTATTTTTGGGCCTGTAGCCCGTGAACTGCGTGAGCACGATTTCATGAAGATCGTATCTCTTGCTCCTGAAGTCTTATAA
- the rplX gene encoding 50S ribosomal protein L24 has translation MFVKTGDKVKVIAGKDKGKEGTVLSVNAKTNRIVVKGVNKIKKHEKPSQTNANGGVVEKEGSIHASNVKVIAKKEDNNK, from the coding sequence ATGTTTGTTAAAACAGGTGACAAAGTAAAAGTTATTGCCGGTAAAGATAAAGGCAAAGAAGGCACTGTACTTTCAGTCAACGCCAAGACTAACCGTATCGTTGTCAAAGGTGTTAATAAGATCAAAAAGCATGAGAAACCTTCACAAACCAACGCTAATGGTGGTGTGGTAGAAAAAGAAGGTTCTATCCATGCATCTAATGTAAAAGTTATTGCTAAAAAAGAAGATAACAACAAATAG
- the rplE gene encoding 50S ribosomal protein L5, translating to MANSLVEKYSNEIAPAMNKKFNYDSVMEIPKIDKIVLNMGVGDAVSNAKNLDEAVEELTLISGQKPLITKAKKSIANFRLREGMSIGAKVTLRGDRMYDFLYKLINVSLPRVRDFRGISSRSFDGRGNYTLGIKEQLIFPEIDYDKVNRVRGLDVVIVTTANTDEEARELLTEFGMPFAK from the coding sequence ATGGCAAACAGTTTAGTAGAAAAATATTCAAATGAAATCGCACCAGCTATGAACAAGAAGTTTAATTACGATTCAGTTATGGAAATTCCTAAGATTGATAAAATCGTTTTAAACATGGGTGTCGGTGATGCAGTTTCTAATGCTAAGAATCTTGATGAAGCTGTAGAAGAATTGACTTTAATCTCAGGTCAAAAGCCTTTGATTACTAAAGCTAAGAAATCAATCGCTAACTTCCGTTTACGTGAAGGTATGTCTATCGGTGCTAAGGTTACTCTTAGAGGCGACAGAATGTACGATTTCTTATACAAATTAATCAACGTTTCTCTTCCTCGAGTTCGTGATTTCCGTGGGATTAGTTCTAGATCATTTGATGGTCGTGGTAACTACACTTTAGGTATCAAGGAACAATTGATTTTCCCAGAAATTGATTACGACAAGGTAAACCGTGTTAGAGGTTTGGACGTTGTTATTGTAACTACTGCCAATACTGATGAAGAAGCTCGTGAACTTCTTACTGAGTTTGGTATGCCTTTTGCTAAATAA
- a CDS encoding type Z 30S ribosomal protein S14 produces MAKTSQIVRNHRPAKFSSREYTRCERCGRPHSVYRKFKLCRICLKDLAHKGQIPGVKKASW; encoded by the coding sequence ATGGCTAAAACATCACAAATCGTCAGAAATCATCGTCCTGCTAAGTTTTCATCTCGTGAATACACTCGTTGCGAGAGATGTGGCCGTCCACACTCTGTTTACCGCAAGTTCAAATTATGCCGTATTTGCTTAAAAGACTTAGCACACAAGGGTCAAATTCCTGGTGTTAAAAAGGCAAGTTGGTAA
- the rpsH gene encoding 30S ribosomal protein S8, translating into MVMTDPIADYLTRIRNANMAKHSSVEIPASSMKKSLSEILKNEGFIRDYQVEDDNKQGMIKIFLKYGPNNERVISGLKRISKPGLRNYVSAENLPKVLNGLGIAIISTSAGVITDKEAREKNVGGEVIAYVW; encoded by the coding sequence ATGGTCATGACAGATCCTATTGCAGATTACTTGACTAGAATTAGAAATGCTAACATGGCAAAGCACAGTTCTGTTGAGATTCCTGCATCATCAATGAAGAAATCACTTAGTGAAATCTTAAAGAACGAAGGCTTTATTCGCGATTACCAAGTTGAAGATGACAACAAACAAGGTATGATCAAGATTTTCTTGAAGTACGGTCCTAATAACGAACGTGTTATTTCAGGTTTAAAGCGTATTTCTAAGCCTGGTTTAAGAAATTACGTAAGTGCAGAAAACTTACCAAAAGTTCTTAATGGTCTTGGTATTGCTATCATTTCTACTTCTGCAGGTGTGATTACTGATAAAGAAGCTAGAGAAAAGAACGTCGGCGGCGAAGTTATTGCTTACGTTTGGTAA
- the rplF gene encoding 50S ribosomal protein L6, which translates to MSRIGLKVIEVPEKVTVTKNGDDITVKGPKGELTRYFDPRITFEQKDGEIHFSRSSEADKALHGTERANLASMIEGVTDGYVKKLTLVGVGYRAVAQGKKLTLNVGYSHPVEFEAPEGITVKTPSATSIEIEGISKQVVGQFAAEIRDVRPPEPYKGKGIRYEDEYVRRKEGKTGK; encoded by the coding sequence ATGAGCCGAATTGGTTTAAAGGTCATCGAGGTTCCTGAAAAGGTCACAGTTACCAAGAATGGTGACGACATCACTGTTAAGGGACCAAAAGGTGAACTTACTAGATACTTTGATCCACGCATTACCTTTGAACAAAAAGATGGAGAAATTCATTTTAGTCGTTCAAGTGAAGCTGATAAAGCTCTTCATGGTACTGAAAGAGCAAATCTTGCTTCCATGATTGAAGGTGTAACTGATGGATATGTTAAGAAGTTAACTTTAGTTGGTGTTGGATACCGTGCAGTTGCACAAGGTAAGAAATTAACATTAAATGTTGGTTACTCTCACCCAGTTGAATTTGAAGCACCAGAAGGTATTACTGTTAAAACTCCATCAGCAACTTCAATTGAAATTGAAGGTATTTCAAAACAAGTTGTAGGTCAATTTGCGGCAGAAATTCGTGATGTTCGTCCACCAGAACCTTACAAGGGTAAAGGTATTCGTTACGAAGATGAATATGTACGTCGCAAGGAAGGTAAGACTGGTAAATAA